The genomic region AATTTTGGATAAATAGCTATTTTTTCTTTTGATTTTTTTTTTACACATACTTTTATTTCTGTAGTAATAATGTTATTTTCTGAATCTGAAATTATAATGATCAATTTTTCTCCGAAAAGTTCAAAAAGAAAATATTCTGAATTATTTTTTATAATTTTATGTAAAACATATAATTTTTGTAAAAGAGAAAAACTAGAAACAAAAAAATGCATGTTATATTTTTTTTAAAACAGAATAATAGCGTGAGGGGGAATTGAACCCCCGACCTCTGGGATATGAATCCAACGCTCTAACCGTCTGAGCTATCACGCTTTATGTTTTTATAAATATAGAAAAAATTATAAATTTTATAAAAGAAATCTACAAAATATTAAAGTTAATCTATTTTTAGATTATAAAATAATACATTTTTAATATTATGACTTTTGATTTAAGTGATTATAGAAAAATTTATAAAAAAAATAATTTAATAGAATCTGATGTTCCATCGGATCCTTTAAAATTATTTCATAATTGGTTTCAAGAAGAAAAAAATATTCATAAAATACATAAAAAAATAAATGAAGAAACTAATGCTATGTCAATTTCAACTATAGGACAAGATGGAGTTCCTGAAACTAGAATTGTTTTGTTAAAGATGTATTCTCAAAAAGGTTTTATTTTTTATACAAATTATTATAGCTTAAAAGGAAGATCTATTCAAAAAAATCCAAAAGCATGTATTTCTTTTTATTGGCCAAATACAGAAAGACAAATTATTATTCAAGGAGATATTCTAAAATTATCAAAAAATGAATCGGATGAATATTTTTATAAAAGACCAAAAAAAAATCAAATAGGATGTTGGGCTTCTAAACAAAGTGTAATTATACCATCTAAAGAATATTTATTGATTCAATATCAAAAATGGACTCATTTTTTTAAAATACACATGATAAAACGTCCTTTTTATTGGGGTGGATATATCGTAAAACCTTATAAAATAGAATTTTGGCAAGGACAACCTAATAGACTTCATGATAGGTTAATTTATTATAATCTAGAAAAAAAAAATAAATGGAAATTATATCGTTTATCTCCATAACAAAGAAGATAAGGTGATTTTCTCACTTTATCTTCATGAAAAAAAAACTACAAATTTGTTAGTTCGGCACCTATTTTGAATTTAGCAACCTTTTTTCCTGGAATAAAAATTTTTTTTCCTGTTCTAGGATTAATTCCATTTCTTGGATTCCTTTCTATAACAGAAAAGGTTCCAAATCCAACTAAAGTAACTTTATCTCCTTTTTTTAGGGATTCAATTACGGTTTCAATAAATGCATCTGTAATATTTTTCGCTTTTATTTTTGTAATCCCGGTTTTTTCAGCTATTGAATTCACCAATTCTGTTTTGTTCATTATACAATTAATTTAATTTTAATTAACTATAAAACAACATTTTTATAATTAATGATAGCAAATATAATGGATAAATATGTATGACTGAGTAAAAATTTTTTTTTTATCGAACAAAAATATTTTTTCTTATTTTTATTCCATTAATTAAATTTTTTATATTCATTTTTTTTTTGCCTTCTATTTGTCCTTCAATAATAGAAATAAATCCTTCTTTTACCGAAATTTTCATTTCAGATTCTGAAAAAAATACAAATCCAATTGGAAAAAAATGTATTTTTTTTATTTTTTTAACAATGAAAATTTTAAATCTAAAAAATTTTTGTTCATTAAAAAATAAAAATGTCCATGCTGTAGGATAAGGACTTAGTCCCCGAATTTTATTATAAATAACTTCAATAGAAGTTTCTTTCCAAAAAATTCTACAATTTATAGGATATATTTTTGGAGCATATTTTAATGGTAAATAAGGAATATATTTTTGAATTTTAGGTTTTATTTTTTTTTGAAGAATACCTTCTAGAGTTTTTATAATTATAGATCCACTAATTTTTTTTAATTTATTTTCAAGTGTTCCAGCAGTTTCTTCCTTTTTTATTTCTATTTCTTTTTGTAAAAGAATTTTCCCAGAATCAACTTGATCATTTACAATAAAAGTAGTTAATCCAGTTTTATTTTCTCCATTAATAATTGCCCAATTAATAGGAGCAGCTCCTCTATATTGTGGGAGTAAAGAAGCATGTAGATTAAAGGTCACCATTTTTGGATTTCCCCAAACTTCTTTAGGTAAAATTTTAAATGAAACTATAATTTGTATATCTGCTTTCCATATTTTTAAATTTTTTAAAAAAGAAGAATCTAGAAGATTTTTTGGTTGTAAAATAGGAATATGATTTTCTAATGCATATTTTTTGACAGATTTATTATTTATTTTTTTTTTATTGAAAATAGAATCAGGATTTGTAATTATTCCTACAATATTATATTGTCTAATATAAAGTTCTTTTAAAGAAAAAAGAGAAAAAGGAGTAGAACCTATAAATACAATTCTAGGAAACTTTTTCATATATGAATAATATTAAACTATTTTATTTGTAATTTAAATTCACTAATTTTATTATCTTGTAATAAAAAAATAGTTCATTGATTTTTGAAAATCAAACCTAAACAATAATTTATCCGATTTTCAAATATAATTCAAATAAATATCAATAGGTAATAAAATATGTATTGGACTTTAGAATTAGCTTCTCATTTAGAAGATGCTCCTTGGCCAGCATCAAAGGATGAATTAATCGATTTTGCTATTCGAACAGGTGCTCCATTAGAAGTTGTAGAAAATCTTCAACAGTTAGAAAATGGAGAAGGAGAAATTTTTGAATCTATAGAAGATATATGGGCAGATTATCCAAGAGATGACGAAGATTTTTATTGGAATAGAGACGAATATGAACTTTAACTGAAAAATACGTTTAATTATTATAATTGATGAGTCTTTTTAGAAATATATTAAAAAAATTATTAGGAAATAAAAATGAAAAGGATCTTCAAAAAGTTAAAACCTTTTTGATTCATATTAAGGAAGAAGAAAAAAAAATATTATCGTTATCTGATGATGAATTAAGAAATAAAACTCAAGAATTTAAAAATATTATAAAATTATCTACGAAAAAATTTTATGAAAAAAAAGAATCTTTTATAAAAAAAGTAGAAAAAAAATATTGTAACATACTTAATTTAGAAAAAGTAAAATTAAATAAAGAAAAAATTAAGGAAGAGTGTTATAAAGTAGAACAAAAAGTATTAATGAATCTTTTATCAAAAGCTTTTGCTGTTATTAAAGAAACTGCTAAACGTTTTAAAGAAAAAAAACAACTTATAGTAAAATTAACGGATTTTGATGAAAAGTTATCAAAAGTTAAACCTTATGTTGTATTAAGCAATAATATGGCAATTTGGAAAAATAAATGGGATGCCTGTGGAAAATCTGTAATCTGGGATATGGTCCATTATGATGTTCAATTAATGGGTGGAATTGTCCTTCATCAAGGAAAAATTGCCGAGATGGCTACTGGAGAAGGAAAAACTTTTGTAGCTACTTTATCCGCTTATTTAAATGCTCTTTCTGGAAGAGGTGTGCATATTGTAACAGTTAATAATTATTTATCTAAAAGGGATACAAATTGGATGGCACCTTTAATGGAATTTCACGGATTAAGAGTAGAGTGTATTGATGATTATCCATCTTCTAATATTTATATGCGTAAAAAAGCTTATAAAGCAGATATTACTTATGGTACCAATAATGAATTTGGATTTGATTATTTACGTGATAATATGGTTTCTTCTAAAGAGGATTTGGTACAAAGAGAATTAAATTACGCTATTATAGACGAAATTGATTCCGTTTTAATAGATGAGGCACGGACTCCTTTAGTTATTTCAGGTCCAGTTGATTCTCATAATGATAATAAAGAGGAATTTAAATTATTAAAAAATAAAGTAGAAGATCTTGTAAAAAATCAAAATTTAGAAATTAAAAATTTTTTTTATGAATCTAAAAATTTAATTAAATCTGGAAATAAAAAATTAGGAGGATTTAAACTTTTTCAAGTATATCGAGGTTTACCCAAAAAAAAATCCTTAATTAAATTTTTAAGTGAAGATAAGAATCGCTTACTTTTACAAAAAGTAGAAAATTATTATTTACAAGATAACGGAAGAGAGATGTATAAAGTAGATAAAGATCTTTATTTTGTTATAGATGAAAAAAATAATACTGTAGAATTAACGGATAAGGGAATTGAATTTTTATCTAAAAATGTAAAAGATATAAGATTTTTTGTATTACCTGATATTAATTTAGAAATTACTGAATTAGAAAAAAAATTTTTTTCTAAAGAAAAAGAAATAAAAGAAAAAGAAAAACTTTTAAATAATTTTACAGTTAAATTACAACGTATACATACAATAAATCAACTTCTTAAGGCATATACTTTATTTGAAAGAGATATAGATTATGTAGTCTTAGAAGGAAAAGTAAAAATAGTGGATGAACAAACTGGTCGGATAATGGAAGGAAGACGTTATTCAGATGGAATTCATCAAGCAATTGAAGCAAAAGAAAATGTAAAAATTGAATCTTCTAGTCAAACTTTTGCAACTATTACTTTACAAAATTATTTTAGAATGTATAAAAAAATATCTGGAATGACTGGTACAGCGGAAACAGAATCCGGAGAATTTTTTCACATTTATAAATTAGATGTTATAGTTATTCCTACACATAGAAAAATCCAAAGAATGGATTTACAAGATTTTGTTTTTAAAACAAAACGTGAAAAATATAATGCGATTATAGAAAAAATTATTTATTTATCTAAATATGAAAAACGTCCTGTTCTTGTTGGAACAACTTCCGTTGAAGTATCTGAATTTATTAGTAGAGCTTTAAAATTTAGAAAAATTAAACATAATGTTTTAAATGCAAAATTACATGATAAAGAAGCAGAAATTATAGAAAAAGCAGGTCTACCTGGATCTGTAACTATAGCGACTAATATGGCCGGTAGAGGAACAGATATAAAACTTTCAAAAGAAGTTGTAAAATATGGTGGACTTTATGTTTTAGGAACTGAAAGACATGATTCTAGAAGAGTAGATAATCAATTAAGGGGGCGTGCTGGCCGTCAAGGAGATCCAGGAAACTCTCAATTTTATGTATCTCTAGAGGATAATTTAATTCGTTTATTTATAGATTCAGAAAGATTATC from Blattabacterium sp. (Cryptocercus punctulatus) str. Cpu harbors:
- a CDS encoding HU family DNA-binding protein — its product is MNKTELVNSIAEKTGITKIKAKNITDAFIETVIESLKKGDKVTLVGFGTFSVIERNPRNGINPRTGKKIFIPGKKVAKFKIGAELTNL
- the fmt gene encoding methionyl-tRNA formyltransferase yields the protein MKKFPRIVFIGSTPFSLFSLKELYIRQYNIVGIITNPDSIFNKKKINNKSVKKYALENHIPILQPKNLLDSSFLKNLKIWKADIQIIVSFKILPKEVWGNPKMVTFNLHASLLPQYRGAAPINWAIINGENKTGLTTFIVNDQVDSGKILLQKEIEIKKEETAGTLENKLKKISGSIIIKTLEGILQKKIKPKIQKYIPYLPLKYAPKIYPINCRIFWKETSIEVIYNKIRGLSPYPTAWTFLFFNEQKFFRFKIFIVKKIKKIHFFPIGFVFFSESEMKISVKEGFISIIEGQIEGKKKMNIKNLINGIKIRKNIFVR
- the secA gene encoding preprotein translocase subunit SecA — encoded protein: MSLFRNILKKLLGNKNEKDLQKVKTFLIHIKEEEKKILSLSDDELRNKTQEFKNIIKLSTKKFYEKKESFIKKVEKKYCNILNLEKVKLNKEKIKEECYKVEQKVLMNLLSKAFAVIKETAKRFKEKKQLIVKLTDFDEKLSKVKPYVVLSNNMAIWKNKWDACGKSVIWDMVHYDVQLMGGIVLHQGKIAEMATGEGKTFVATLSAYLNALSGRGVHIVTVNNYLSKRDTNWMAPLMEFHGLRVECIDDYPSSNIYMRKKAYKADITYGTNNEFGFDYLRDNMVSSKEDLVQRELNYAIIDEIDSVLIDEARTPLVISGPVDSHNDNKEEFKLLKNKVEDLVKNQNLEIKNFFYESKNLIKSGNKKLGGFKLFQVYRGLPKKKSLIKFLSEDKNRLLLQKVENYYLQDNGREMYKVDKDLYFVIDEKNNTVELTDKGIEFLSKNVKDIRFFVLPDINLEITELEKKFFSKEKEIKEKEKLLNNFTVKLQRIHTINQLLKAYTLFERDIDYVVLEGKVKIVDEQTGRIMEGRRYSDGIHQAIEAKENVKIESSSQTFATITLQNYFRMYKKISGMTGTAETESGEFFHIYKLDVIVIPTHRKIQRMDLQDFVFKTKREKYNAIIEKIIYLSKYEKRPVLVGTTSVEVSEFISRALKFRKIKHNVLNAKLHDKEAEIIEKAGLPGSVTIATNMAGRGTDIKLSKEVVKYGGLYVLGTERHDSRRVDNQLRGRAGRQGDPGNSQFYVSLEDNLIRLFIDSERLSKLMDRFGHKEGDIIQHSLLTKSIERAQKKIEDNNFSIRKRLLDYDDVINKQREFIYKKRKNALCGKDLSLDISNMIYVLLDIMILVNKSLNDFKNLEYEFFQIFGINFPIPENEFFLYKERDCINKIHNLIINFYEKKKEKRIYQEIYPIISNIFEKNHIDCQIQITFTDGITNISSEYSLKESYKDRGLSLLSIFEKKTILCFLDEKWKEHLREMDNLRYSVQNAIFEQKDPLIVYKQNAFNLFQERVYEINRKIISFFIKSTIMKGNILCIPKNNRIIDFFLKGKNNQKLGRNNRIIIRHLVTGKTKNIKFKQVDFFLKKGDWIIEEDFF
- a CDS encoding DUF2795 domain-containing protein, yielding MYWTLELASHLEDAPWPASKDELIDFAIRTGAPLEVVENLQQLENGEGEIFESIEDIWADYPRDDEDFYWNRDEYEL
- the pdxH gene encoding pyridoxamine 5'-phosphate oxidase is translated as MTFDLSDYRKIYKKNNLIESDVPSDPLKLFHNWFQEEKNIHKIHKKINEETNAMSISTIGQDGVPETRIVLLKMYSQKGFIFYTNYYSLKGRSIQKNPKACISFYWPNTERQIIIQGDILKLSKNESDEYFYKRPKKNQIGCWASKQSVIIPSKEYLLIQYQKWTHFFKIHMIKRPFYWGGYIVKPYKIEFWQGQPNRLHDRLIYYNLEKKNKWKLYRLSP